From the genome of Salvia splendens isolate huo1 chromosome 7, SspV2, whole genome shotgun sequence:
TTAACATATATCATATCTAAACATACTTTAACacggaatgtggccacattggTGACAGTCACTGGACTGGCCAACTTGAAGGATGACACCCGACTAGTCCTGAGCAAGGACCTGAATTCGGTAGTATCATAATTTATCTAGTTGGTATGCTCCCCTTTGCTAGTCAAACAGATAGACAATGCTCAAGACAAAACATGGCATTACATAACTTATATAATGCCATTTTctcaaaaaacatacatgaaaCGTAGCTCGTATTTAGGAAGAAAGCCCACAGTAATATAGGATTAGTAAAACCCACCTCATTTACTTAAATCCATAATTGAAAATTTCACTTCTGTCTTAACTTTCTTGTCGGTATAGCCCTTTTAATACAATGATAACATGCTAACTAGactcaataaaatatttaacttaattagaatgcatgcttgttcattttatttcttgatctttTCTTAGGGAGCTTTTAAGATTCTTTTACATGAAttaaattagggtttaattATTTGCATTAACTTAAATTTGTCTTCTAGGAGTTATTGAATAATCCAGCATATTAAACAAattgacaccaaattatttaaAACTAGTCCACTTAAAGTCAGCccactattaattaaattaatctagAACAAAGaatttaaaagtttaaaattagggtttaattATTTGCATCAACTCAGttactataatttaaaaatcagCCCACTAATTATTGAAAAATTGCCCACTTAAAGTCGGCcataatttattgatttattcaACTTATTTCAATACATGGGAAGGGATCCTCTCCTGTTTGAAAAAACCCAGCATAATATGTTGTGCATTAAACGCACATGAAATGGAATGAAACGCAGACATATAagttaatttcattttcaaccCCTTTTCCCTTTTATTATGCTTTAGGCAAATATTAATACAAATTGTATTCTAACCCCATGGCCCACCATACAGAGGGAAGCCCAATAATCATTATCTCTTTCATAGTATAATACATGTATACAGcgtaatattttaataaaagttattttcaaatttcttaTAATTAATTGCTAGAAActgatttgttttatttatatattataaaaatatattagaaTTGTTTTAAAACCAAAGTATATCATAAAAATACATACTAAGgagtattattatataaaaatattattctatATGTAAAGAATTATTATTCAACATgataatcaataattaaaatttctgTTTAAGTACAAATCTATAAATcaagttgattttattttttagaaaattaaaataagatgatTTTTACGTGATGAATAATTCTTATATCTTCATAATCCAAAATAAAGACCAAATCTTCACCATtagatttcaaaatgagtggatgggattaaatcttacgaatttcaataaatagtagacaaaatatcaacaaaagggtaagatcgtcattctattatcatatcataattttgatgtttttttatattaacatagtgtattacaaatatcaacacaatgacatgagtatttcaacacaatgacatgagtatttcaacacaagtacacgaaaatatcaacacggttttattgagattttacatgcattatgttgagattttacatgctttatattgagattttacatgcattatgttgatattttaaatacattatattgagattttttgatgtatttgttgataaaaatctgtttatcaacatatacgaaaatctaaaataaaaatcatcaaattctaTCATCCGAACGTCgttggaacatatgcaattgagatctcgttagaatccttataaaattacctttaaattgatatttttttgcaaaaaaataatttaaatcgagcgagttacgtaaatttaaaattttgggataattttaataaaaggagaattgacattaataccctttaattttatttaataattatttaaatttaaaatataatctaattgacattatatcaaccactagatctcctaatctaatggttaaaaattagtcttaattttggattgataattagttagcaattgatcacattcTCCTGCTTCATATACTGAtaaaatttaactaaaaatCTATTATTGCATCTTCTTAAGATGCTAATTGATTCACCATGATCCTATTATattaatctgatttttttttcgtgTAAAAGTCATTGTATTCTAATTTGTAAAAGTTAACTTGACATATAGAAATTACTAATACAATGTTTATCATTGATATGCtggattttttttaacttaTAAGAGAATATTTTTTCTTTGAGGTGCTTCTTTTATGGTAGTATtagtatatggagtatttatacATTACAATAacacttaatttttaataattacacCTATTCCATGCTATAAAACTAAGTacgtattactactattatatcttaaatattactattataaaagAAGTATTGTATAAAgaagtactccatccgttccacggtagttgagttatttcattttctgcactcgttttgagaaaataataataaaaagttaaagtggagaaaataataaagtaagagagagtataatgtagagaaaagtcttatctacattatgctttctcttactttactatttttctactttaactatttataatcatttttctaaaatgagtgtagaaaaagaaatgactcaactaccgcggAACGGGGGGGAGTAttcaacataaaaattaaaaaaattatttttataatatattttataaatatatcaaaaaaacaaatcagttttaaataattagtgataaaaataaaaaaaaccaacTTTTGTAAAAAATGATACGTGTACTGTACGGAGTATGAAAGAGGTCGTGCTGTATTGTGGGCCATGGGGTTGGAATGCAATTTGTATTAATATTTGCCTAAACTATAATAAAAGGGAAAATGGGTTGAAAATGAAGATAACTTGTATGTCTGTATTTTACTCCATTTCCTCTGCGTTTAATGCACAGCATATTGTGCTGTGTTTTTATAGAAGAGGATTCGTTCCCTTCAACACATCCATCAAGGAATTAATCCCAGCCCAAATAAATTACCCTTTCTATCTAAAATTCTTTTTCGATTTGAATTCCCCCAAATTAGAATTCCCGTTAGAAAAAAAGCATCACTCCCATTAACCGCCTCACTGTCTAGTCTCGATTTCTCCGGCTGCGACGACGCCTCCGATTCCGGCTGCTCATCGTGGCTCCAGGCGCCGCCGACGTCGAAGCAATCTCCGGTAACTTTTTTCTCGCTGAATTTGCTTTTAGTTGTATGTTTATTTTAGTTTTGTGGAAATGGAGTTTGACATGGGTTTGCGAAACTGGTTTAGTTCCTAGCGGCGCGTTACTGAGTGGTAGTGTTGGGGGGCGAAGTTGTAGTTTGTGATAATGCGTGCAAATTAAGCAACAAAAAATGGGTGTAGGTGATTAGGTGTAGGTATTGTCCTTTTCCCTTGTTTATCTGTATTTTCCCGCTATTTTGTGTTCCTTTTTGGAATTTCACTGTCTTTGTTGCATGTCAGTGTTTATTTAAATCGACGAGGCGGGATACACGTCACCGTAGACCTCCTCACGGACTCACCGTCTGATTTCGGTGCCACCGATTCTCTCCGAGCGGCTCTCCAGAATCCACCAAGCAGTCGTTGCAGCGGTGGACTGCTGTGGACTTCTCGGCCTAACTAAGTTGTTTCCATTAATTTTCCTGTTTATAAATTTTATCTTCTTGTTTGGCTAGATATGTTAGGGAGTTAGATCTGGGTCATGATATATGGGCTCTCATCTTGATTTGTGAAGCTATTAAACTTATTGTGATGTCCAAACATTCTTGGGTTGAAAGAGAAGGTCATCGCTTGTTTATTTGTAGATTGGTGTTATTCCTTTGAGCATTTCTCTTAGAATTTGGTCTCAGCCATTTTGCAAGCTAGGCCCACTGACTGACTCTATTTCTCTCTCGATTTTGATGGTGAAACAGTTGTGTGATGCTGGAACTGTAGTTTGTTGGGAACTCTGCAGAGGTTAAATCTTCAATTTCTTGGCTGCTTGTATTAGGGATGTACTCGTAGAAATTAATAGGGTTGTTCTAAAAGTTGCTGTTTATGTTACTGATATTGTTATTGGTATTTATACTTCGGAATGCACATATTTGCTATGTGGAATTCTTCTCTTGCATTCCATGTTTCATCTTACCTCTCGGGTGCCCAAAATTGAACAGGTTATCGGAAGTCAAACTGTATTATCTATCATCGTATCAAGCAGACAACACTGGTCTAATTTTTGTTAGTTTTCAAAAGCCCTATATTACACTTATAATTGGATTTGTGTGCTGATTGATGCAAGATGGCAAACATACACGGATTgaaagaattttttattttgacttGGTTACTTTACTAGCGACATGTATTCTCTTATAGTggttttttccactgcatcatgTAATAGTATCTTTGTTTTCACTTTCCTTCTTTTTGCTTTAGGAAACTATTGTAATATGGAGGTTTAAAAGTATCTTAACAAGTTTTTTTCTAGTTATCCTGACAACCTTTCTGCTTAATTTCCTCTAGTTTTAGGTATGTGCAGTTGCTAATGTTTTTGCATAAACCACAACTTCCTAAGCTCGTAAACTCACCAATAAAATGCACTACTTAATGTTGTGTAGGTATTTTAGTTCCACCTCTCCAGTGCCCTTTTGGTCTTTAACCTTTAATAACTATGATTCACTGCTCCTTATCTTCACATTGATCCTAGctctttcttaatttatatttgttgtttattgtaCTTGAAAATTATTGACATTCTCAACTTTTGGCAGCATACTTGTTACGTGTGTCATGATATGGTTATATTTGTATACATCCTTTGTATCCCCCTTAATTCATATATCATCATATGTTTTCTTCAGATATTGCTTGATGATGTGAAGATATCAGAACAACTGATTGACCTGGTCTTCTATCTGCTAGTTCTACTTGGTCCATACAGACATGTCAGTATTCATTTCCTTGAAATTTTAGATCTTTACTCTGTTGTTTGTAGATATGTACTTACTACTTCGGATCCCGGAATCTCACACCATACCCAATGGTATGGTTCTTCTTCATTCGGCTCTGATAGCTTGTATTGTAAAATTGTTTCTCCACACTACCAAGAGGTTGCTCAAGCATTGACTGCATATTACAAGGTAGCAATCCAGGATTTGGTGAAAACTAAGAACATTATATTACTTGTTTAATGGTATAAATCTTCCTACTCCATCAtcttgattgttgttatttCAAAGTGTTATCAAGTAATGTTGTGGCTGAGTAAGTGGAGTTGGTGGCAGGTGGATATATTCATAGAGGCAGAATTTGCTGCTGTTTGTGTAGATGTCAAGTTTCTGCAGACCAACGATTCATTTGGAAGTGCTTTCCCTACTACTGAAGAGACCTTGAGTCACCTCTGCCAGAGTGTGATTCTTCTCTTCAATTTCTACAGTCCTTGTGTCAGCAAAAGTTGTTCCCGGAATGCATTGTGAATAACAAGATTTTATCCTTTCATCTGATTAGAGTTTTCACTGCCTGAAAGCATTGACATTTCTTTAAAATGTCAAATGTGGTGAATACATGTTTCTGCTCCAGGGAACTTTAGCTGGAATTTCTATTTTGCATACATGTTTCTGCTCCAGGGACTTCATTTATTTCTGTCCAAGTGAGATAGTAAGAGATTCCATAATCAGCTTGATTTGCTTATGTGGCTGCAGCTTTATCTGATGCATGTTGATGTATGTCCTAGGATTTGTTTGTTACATTTGAGCTTGGGTGAAAAAGTTGATGTTTGATACGTGGGAATGTAATTCCTTGTCTCCCAATAGTATAGCACATTTGGTCGATGTGGTTTAAGTGGATAAAGGGTATTATTGAGTGTCCCACTATGTTgtgaaaaaatatgattttttgaTAAATGTGTCATTGGAAGTTTGAAATATAAACTAGAGTGTGTTCATGaaccaaaatggaaagtgcTAAATTTTAGGGGACACCAGACATAGTAATTGTGCTGTAGTACTGGGGGACGGATAAAGTAATTGTTACACTAGAGAATGATTATACAATGTTGGGCAGTCAATTATTTTTAAGCTAGATTAGTACTGTGAATTAGCATATTACAAGTTCTATTAATAGCATTTATAACTTTATCCCACTAGAGAACTAAAATCTCACACTTCTGAATTCTTTCTTCATTCCTGTTTactttctcttttccttttccccttttgtttctttattatttattttcttccttgtGACATGTTTATTAATTCAGGAGTAGTGTGGCAATGTAGTCGTTCTTATTCTGGTTTAGGCCGTCATGAACTTAAAATTATTGGGCTTAGACAATATTTCCTCATACATGGCTGCTATCTCTCACCTAAAATCTAAAGCTTTATCTATTGTGAGTGCACTTTCCAATTAAGATTAGTGGATTTATGCCTTTGAATAATACAACTGCTGCTGGTAAAGTTAGCACACCTTAAAATTTTTATGTGCTTGTGTTTGGTGTGGTTGTGTAAACCTGCCCTTATTTCTTTGAAgtaaatgtatttttttctaCTGCAGCTGTTGCACCTTTGTGAAGCTGAAAGTGTATCCTACCTGGAAGAGGTGGCCAGCAAAACATCAACTCAGGATGTGGCAAAGTCTGTTGGACTCAAGGTATTGGTTTCTAAAGTGAAAGCATCATGCAGTTTTGGTCATAACTCTCAGAGAGATACATGTGTCATTGCatttataatagaaaaagaATTCCCAGACCCTTTAGATCTGTTGTTACAATAACATTGAACAACCAGCAACTTTTGTACTTTGAAAATGAAACTAAAATTATCTTAAATGTGCTGCAGAAATTTTACACACGAGAAAACCCAAATCTgacatttcaaatttttttcttgtttgtAGTATTGCCCAGTCGCAGTTCGGTCTATAACAAATGTTTATAGTATTTCCTATACAATAAGCATTGCAATGTCTGCACTTTGAGAAGATTTTGCCTTCTATACATATGCAGTTGTCAATTTGTCATTTTGTCTTACTTGGTGGTATCATGGGCATTTGTTTTGTATAGGTTCTTGCTTTgctaaaaaaaatgtttaatgcTCCCTCTGAGGCAAGCTACCCGAAGGGGCAACTAGAACTTAATGCAATGCGCTTGGCAGATGTCTTGTCAGATGATTCAAATTTTCTGTCCTTCATCATGATAAACTTTGTAAGCTTTCCATCAgtacaactaattttaaaattttagagtgCTATGGATTCCATGCCATGGTTTCTTTGCTATTCATGATTGAAGGTCGAAAAGACTCAAAGCATGACATCTGAGTTTCTTAGAAAATGTCTTTGCCTATTTGAACACACCAATGATGTGCTTGAAGAGATATTTTGATCAAATTGTTGGTTTTAACAAATGGATGttaattttatgaaagtaaCTTTTAAATGAAAAGGTGAGAGTTTGAGCACCTGCAATAACCTAGACTTGTCGATCACCTCCGAGCTTATCTTAGCTTAAAATGGTAGTACTATGTCATCTGTGGacaattttatttgtattttgcatGTCATTTGCAAGTATAGTGTGCCTGTGGATCTAGTGGCAAATTATGAACTCAAACCTAACCAACTAATCTTGTGAAATGGAATAATGAGGGCTTCCCAAACTGTTGTTGCTATGTTCACAAGTCACTTAGCACATACAATGAATTTGCAAGTTTACcagtataaatatttttgtcattttaatcaTCTAATCGAAAAACTTCCACGAACTGTTCAAGTGACATCATTTCCTCATTTGGTTTTTGTCACTGCAATCAGATACAGATGATTAGTAAGAAGAGTTTCAGCTATTTGTCAATGTATGATGgttgattatttattttgtttgacgTTTCATGTCTCAAGTATAATGAAAATAGGTATGACATACCATACACAtcaattcttttaatttatcaattgtTATAATCTTTTCTCATGgaaattttgcattttttttctgaCACAAAAAATGCGTTCCTTTAGAGGGAAGCTTTAGCTGCAATCTTTCTTTTCCCTCATGAAGAGTTTGTATCTGGCTAGTGCTCGTCTGACCTTGTAGTTTCTAAAGAGGATGCACTATTAGACTATGAATTATATACATCACCACGATAATTCATATTTCACCAAATCAGTCAGTTACAACTATTGCATTGTCTGAAACTCCCTAAGTCATCAATGTATGTAGAcacattaaatttgaatttaccGCTTGAAGTGTACCTCGTTCCTCTTATGCTCATCAGAGAACGTCTTTGTTGATTAAAGTGATTGCAAACCTTCATTGCTTTGTCCCGATGCATGCCAGGGTAAATGATTTAgtaatttttgtattatttagCTACTAATAACTTTTGTTTCAATCCCAGATGAGAAGGATCTGTCAACAAGCTCGTTCGGTTCTTATGGAAGGACTATCAGAAACTGTCAGATGGATTCTTCTCTGCTTCTAATGACAAAGTATCCACAATTAGCAAGAACTTATGTATTCCTGCTTCTAATACACTATTGCATGTAGTAGTACATATCTATATTCTAATACACCATTGCATGTAGGTTCACTATTAAGTCATGATTTTTGAATGAAGATGATGTACAACTGCTGAGGTAATTTCAATGTATGCTTTCCTTCCATGCTGATATCGggcattaattatttgtttgtcctaTCTTTCTTAGTTTGCAATTTAGGTAATGAAACATTCTATCACATGGTCATTATGCTGCTTCATATAGttgcactttttttttatttaataaacctGCTTCActcaacacatttattcgttATGTGCATTTTTTAGATAGGTAATCTTCTTAGTGGGTTATTTATAAGTCATTTTGTGTCCCGGATCGTTCGTGATGCATCTGAAGATCATTTAGTCCATGTAAAACCTCTCATGCTTAACCTATGGTtatcattcatctttttccataAAATGTTAATTGCATCTGTTTTGTTTTTGGGGTCTTAATAGAAATgacacatatatatttttatcactaaccattttttatattacctTTAGGACTAGCTTCTTATATTGGACTCTCGGCCCAGATGAAAAAAAGAGTAGCCCAATGCTACAATTTTTCCGTAAGAGATCATCTCATGTATCTTTTCTTGTTATGTTGTAATTACCTTTTCTAGTGATGTAAGACAAAACTTACACttgataaaagaaaacaaaagataTTTTTATGATATAAAACGTTTCATTCCTTTCGCTTAAGATTTGAAAATCATGTAAATAAAAACCACGTTTAAATAACACTTAATTTGCTCAGGGTCTTACATGATATGCAAATGATTTTACACTGTTTTGTAGGGAATAAGCTTCCTAAaaaatgagttttaatgcagaaAAGGAAGGTAGGAAGGTAAGACTATCTTGTAAAGATGACAGGAAAGATGGCACtatatatttaaagaaaacaatGTAATTGATCAATCAAAATTGAATGTCTCAAAGTTTCGAAGATGATCTAAATTGacagagtaatttttttttgttctgcTAAAGATATAATGGTAGAGGTTGGTTTTCAGCATTGTGGTATGTCAGCAAGTAGTTTTACAAGCAAGTAGTTTTCCCATACGTATTCGAGGATTCTGGTAACTCTACATCAAATCCTAGTCTTTGAGGATTCTGGTTAGTTTACTTCTCATCTTATTCGGGTGTTATTCAAACTTGTATATACTCAACTTGTGATGTTTCCTACTTATACATAAGAGCCTAGCTGCTATTTATTCTCATCTGTGGCTGAAATGTTAATTTTATAGAGAATTTAAATGTTATTTTCTCTTTGTAACTGACATGTTATTATTGAGAGTAAATTTCCGAAAGGTTGCCTGTCATGGTTCTTTAATATGTGCATCTCCCTATTTGTTAATGAATTCAGACGCATCACCAATAGATAAACAAGGGATATTAGCTTCATAAATATCCGAAAGTGCCCTAGTACTATACTGCTTTGTGTGTGCATGCAAGATTTTCTCTATATTGATTGTAACTAACACACTTTTTATGGGTTATTAGTGTAGACTTCGTTTCCCTCAAGGGTTGGTCTGCAAACTTGTTGTTGCTTACTAACTTCTGGAGAGCTAGGTTTCCCGTGCTTCTGATAAAGTGACAATAGTGTTCTTTGGTgtccgatttcttgagctaaggagaAAGAACTATTCcgattttgaaaaattaattgaaaaagccATATGGTCGATCGACTGAATGAGAGCTTTACGAGTTGCAATCTTGTTGATATTGGTGCATAATAATGATTTGGGCAATAGGACTAAAagcctcatatccaaattatcacATGCCTAACCCTGCATATACCCCTAGTGAGCCAGTTTGAGCCCCCAAAGCCTAATTTCTTTGTTAAAAATATTGAAGTCACTATATTAGCCTATCTATTATATCCATTCATTGGCCTGTATTTTCTACCTCAGTCACTAAAATTAAAGTGCTAGCACATTCTTGGGAGGGTATTTATGGTGGCAAGAAAAAGATGGAAGTCCTGGAACATTCATTTGGTGATATTCATTTTTCCTGAGATgtgtaaaaaaagccaaggctaaaaaaaaaaagtaaaatggcagcctttcatgtgtaaaaaaagccaaggctcgaaaaaataataataagaaggcagcctttcatgtttaaaaaaagccaaggctcgaaaaaaaaagaaaaaggcagcctttcatgtgtaaaaaaagccaaggctcgaaaaaataaaaataagaaggcagcctttcatgtttAAAAAAATCCAAGGctcgaaaaaaaaagaaaaaggcagcctttcatgtgtaaaaaaaaggCAAGGcaggaaaaaagtaaaaataaaaaggcagcctttcatgtgtaaaaaaagccaatgctaggaaaaaaaatattgagcGAAA
Proteins encoded in this window:
- the LOC121810539 gene encoding uncharacterized protein LOC121810539 yields the protein MKITCMSKRIRSLQHIHQGINPSPNKLPFLSKILFRFEFPQIRIPVRKKASLPLTASLSSLDFSGCDDASDSGCSSWLQAPPTSKQSPILLDDVKISEQLIDLVFYLLVLLGPYRHVSIHFLEILDLYSVVCRYVLTTSDPGISHHTQWYGSSSFGSDSLYCKIVSPHYQEVAQALTAYYKVDIFIEAEFAAVCVDVKFLQTNDSFGSAFPTTEETLSHLCQSLLHLCEAESVSYLEEVASKTSTQDVAKSVGLKVLALLKKMFNAPSEASYPKGQLELNAMRLADVLSDDSNFLSFIMINFMRRICQQARSVLMEGLSETVRWILLCF